Proteins from a genomic interval of Medicago truncatula cultivar Jemalong A17 chromosome 3, MtrunA17r5.0-ANR, whole genome shotgun sequence:
- the LOC25491130 gene encoding protein phosphatase 2C 57 isoform X1, translated as MALSTPHTQRFLLTKLHKHSTSSNYINTNRNIFINNRRKRFCSSIAIDAPSSLTDSPPIRWGSVSLQGPREEMEDDIVLRPNTLQGFSFAAVFDGHGGFASVQFLSANYRDELYKECLEALQGGLLLLEKDFKAVEEALKKAFVKADMRLLKWLEMKGEEEDESGATATAIFLGNNKLLISHIGDSSVVLCRSGKPELLTSPHRPYGSNKASLQEIKRIREAGGWITNGRICGDIAVSRAFGDMRFKTKKIEMLQKGAQEGRWTEKFISRVQFKDDLVVARPDIYQVTLGSDAEFIVLASDGLWDYMSSSDAVSFVRDQLRKHGNTQLACESLAQVVLDQRTQDNVSIIIADLGKTDWKSVPLQQQNVTFELVQALATVGIVSIGIWFSSQLSL; from the exons ATGGCGTTGTCAACACCACACACACAAAGATTCCTCTTAACCAagctccataaacactccaccTCTTCCAATTACATAAACACAAACAGAAATATCTTCATTAACAACAGAAGAAAGCGTTTCTGTTCTTCCATAGCCATTGATGCACCTTCATCATTGACAGACTCTCCTCCTATTAGATGGGGATCAGTATCTTTGCAGGGTCCACGTGAAGAAATGGAAGATGATATTGTTCTTAGGCCAAATACTCTCCAAGGTTTCTCTTTCGCTGCTGTGTTTGATGGCCATGGAGGTTTTGCTTCTGTCCAGTTCCTCAG TGCCAACTACAGGGATGAGCTATACAAGGAGTGTCTTGAAGCTCTACAAGGTGGGTTACTATTGCTTGAGAAAGATTTCAAAGCTGTTGAAGAAGCATTAAAGAAGGCATTTGTTAAAGCTGACATGAGGTTGTTAAAATG gcTTGAAATGAAAGGGGAGGAGGAGGATGAATCAGGTGCTACAGCAACTGCCATATTCCTAGGAAATAATAAGCTGCTAATTTCGCATATTGGTGACTCATCTGTG GTTTTATGCAGATCTGGAAAACCAGAATTGCTAACTAGTCCTCACCGTCCATACGGGAGCAACAAGGCCTCTCTTCAAGAAATCAAAAGAATCAGAGAAGCAGGTGGATGg ATTACCAACGGTAGGATTTGCGGAGATATTGCTGTATCTCGTGCATTCGGGGACATGCGATTCAAAACAAAGAAGATCGA GATGCTACAAAAAGGAGCTCAAGAAGGAAGATGGACAGAAAAGTTCATTTCTCG TGTACAGTTCAAAGATGACTTGGTTGTTGCACGCCCTGATATTTATCAAGTAACTCTTGGCTCAGATGCAGAATTTATAGTGTTAGCATCCGATGGCTTATGGGATTACATGAGCAG CTCAGATGCAGTTTCTTTTGTGAGGGATCAACTACGAAAACATGGAAACACACAG CTAGCTTGTGAATCCCTTGCACAAGTCGTTCTG GACCAACGTACGCAGGATAACGTCAGCATTATAATTGCCGATCTAGG GAAGACAGACTGGAAGAGTGTACCACTGCAGCAACAAAATGTCACATTTGAGCTAGTCCAAGCCCTAGCCACCGTTGGAATTGTGTCTATTGGAATCTGGTTTTCATCACAGCTTTCTTTATAG
- the LOC25491130 gene encoding protein phosphatase 2C 57 isoform X2: MALSTPHTQRFLLTKLHKHSTSSNYINTNRNIFINNRRKRFCSSIAIDAPSSLTDSPPIRWGSVSLQGPREEMEDDIVLRPNTLQGFSFAAVFDGHGGFASVQFLRDELYKECLEALQGGLLLLEKDFKAVEEALKKAFVKADMRLLKWLEMKGEEEDESGATATAIFLGNNKLLISHIGDSSVVLCRSGKPELLTSPHRPYGSNKASLQEIKRIREAGGWITNGRICGDIAVSRAFGDMRFKTKKIEMLQKGAQEGRWTEKFISRVQFKDDLVVARPDIYQVTLGSDAEFIVLASDGLWDYMSSSDAVSFVRDQLRKHGNTQLACESLAQVVLDQRTQDNVSIIIADLGKTDWKSVPLQQQNVTFELVQALATVGIVSIGIWFSSQLSL, encoded by the exons ATGGCGTTGTCAACACCACACACACAAAGATTCCTCTTAACCAagctccataaacactccaccTCTTCCAATTACATAAACACAAACAGAAATATCTTCATTAACAACAGAAGAAAGCGTTTCTGTTCTTCCATAGCCATTGATGCACCTTCATCATTGACAGACTCTCCTCCTATTAGATGGGGATCAGTATCTTTGCAGGGTCCACGTGAAGAAATGGAAGATGATATTGTTCTTAGGCCAAATACTCTCCAAGGTTTCTCTTTCGCTGCTGTGTTTGATGGCCATGGAGGTTTTGCTTCTGTCCAGTTCCTCAG GGATGAGCTATACAAGGAGTGTCTTGAAGCTCTACAAGGTGGGTTACTATTGCTTGAGAAAGATTTCAAAGCTGTTGAAGAAGCATTAAAGAAGGCATTTGTTAAAGCTGACATGAGGTTGTTAAAATG gcTTGAAATGAAAGGGGAGGAGGAGGATGAATCAGGTGCTACAGCAACTGCCATATTCCTAGGAAATAATAAGCTGCTAATTTCGCATATTGGTGACTCATCTGTG GTTTTATGCAGATCTGGAAAACCAGAATTGCTAACTAGTCCTCACCGTCCATACGGGAGCAACAAGGCCTCTCTTCAAGAAATCAAAAGAATCAGAGAAGCAGGTGGATGg ATTACCAACGGTAGGATTTGCGGAGATATTGCTGTATCTCGTGCATTCGGGGACATGCGATTCAAAACAAAGAAGATCGA GATGCTACAAAAAGGAGCTCAAGAAGGAAGATGGACAGAAAAGTTCATTTCTCG TGTACAGTTCAAAGATGACTTGGTTGTTGCACGCCCTGATATTTATCAAGTAACTCTTGGCTCAGATGCAGAATTTATAGTGTTAGCATCCGATGGCTTATGGGATTACATGAGCAG CTCAGATGCAGTTTCTTTTGTGAGGGATCAACTACGAAAACATGGAAACACACAG CTAGCTTGTGAATCCCTTGCACAAGTCGTTCTG GACCAACGTACGCAGGATAACGTCAGCATTATAATTGCCGATCTAGG GAAGACAGACTGGAAGAGTGTACCACTGCAGCAACAAAATGTCACATTTGAGCTAGTCCAAGCCCTAGCCACCGTTGGAATTGTGTCTATTGGAATCTGGTTTTCATCACAGCTTTCTTTATAG